Sequence from the Pseudomonas sp. 7SR1 genome:
CGAACCAGCAGACCATGCTGACGATATGAAGCGCTTTGAGCCAAAGATAGAGCATTTTCTCGATTCCCAGATTCACGGTAGCCCGATAGTAGAGGTTAGAGCCGCCACACGTCACCTTGGCGGTTGTCGCCACGCCGCGCCGCCCCTATCATCGACGGTTTTCCAGTGGTTCGTTGAGGGCAGGTTTATGGTCAAGGTCGGTATCGTCGGCGGCACGGGTTACACCGGTGTCGAACTGCTGCGTCTGTTGGCACAACATCCGCAGGCTGAGGTGGTGGTCATCACCTCCCGATCCGAGGCGGGCCTGGCCGTGGCCGATATGTACCCGAACCTGCGAGGTCATTACGATGGCCTGGCATTCAGCGTTCCCGACATCAAGACGCTGGGCGCCTGCGATGTGGTGTTCTTCGCCACGCCCCATGGCGTCGCCCATGCCCTGGCGGGCGAATTGCTGGCCGCCGGAACCAAGGTTATCGACCTGTCAGCTGACTTCCGCTTGCAGAATGCGGATGAATGGGCCAAGTGGTACGGCCAGCCTCACGGCGCGCCAGAGTTGCTGGACGAAGCGGTCTACGGACTACCAGAAGTCAATCGCGAAAAAATCAGGCAAGCACGGCTGATCGCGGTCCCGGGATGTTATCCGACTGCGACGCAATTGGGTTTCCTGCCGTTGCTCGAAGCCGGTCTGGCGGACGCTTCGCGTCTGATCGCTGACTGTAAGTCCGGTATCAGTGGCGCAGGTCGTGGCGCCAGCGTCGGCTCGTTGTATAGCGAGACGTCGGAGAGCTTCAAGGCGTATGCCGTGAAAGGGCACCGTCACCTGCCGGAAATTCGCCAAGGGTTGCGCCGGGCTGCAGGCAAGGAGGTCGGCCTTACATTCGTGCCGCATCTGACGCCCATGATCCGTGGTATTCATTCCACGCTCTATGCCACTGTGACCGATCGCTCCGTGGACCTGCAGGCATTGTTCGAAAAGCGCTATGCCGACGAACCGTTCGTCGATGTGATGCCAGCTGGCAGTCACCCAGAAACTCGTAGCGTGCGGGGGGCAAACGTCTGCCGGATCGCCGTGCATCGTCCACAGGATGGCGATCTGGTCGTGGTGTTGTCGGTCATCGATAACCTGGTCAAGGGGGCTTCGGGGCAGGCAGTGCAGAACATGAACATTCTGTTTGGGCTGGATGAGCGACTGGGCCTTTCCCATGCGGGCATGTTGCCCTGAGGAGTGGTTGTCATGTGCGGCCAGCCTGGTACTCGGGCTGTCCGCTTCGACACCTGTGGCTGCCGCTGCTCTTCAAATAGTTGACCAGTTTTCTAGGAGAAGCGGATAATGCCTGCCATCACGCATTATGGCGGCGTCAACGCCGGGAGATATTCAGCATGAGCGTCGAAACCTTCACACCCACGGCTTTGCAGTTCACCCACGGTGCTGCGCACAAGGTGAAAAGCCTGGTCGACGAAGAGGGGAATGATCGTTTGAAGCTGCGCGTGTTCGTGACGGGCGGTGGCTGTTCAGGTTTTCAGTATGGCTTCACGTTCGATGAAGAAGTGGCTGAAGATGACACAGTCGTTGAGCGCGAAGGCGTCAGCCTGGTGGTCGACCCGATGAGCTTCCAATACCTGGCCGGTGCCGAGGTGGATTATCAGGAAGGTCTGGAAGGCTCGCGTTTTGTGATCAAGAATCCGAACGCCACTACTACCTGTGGCTGCGGGTCATCCTTCTCGATCTGATTGTCGTGACACCTTCAGCAAAAAGCCGCAGAGCCTTCAAGGCACTGCGGCTTTTTGCTGTTGGGATCAGGCTGGCTCAGGCGGGGTAGATAGCGCCGAGCACTCGAAGGCCTCGGGCGCCTGTGACACTGGGGCGATTCGCTGGAATGTATTCAAGGCAGCAATGAGCGAGCCATGCGAAAGCCATCGCTTCGACCCAGTCCGGGTCTACCCCGTAGACTGCTGTGCTGCTGACTTCGGTGCTCGGCATGAGGTCGGCCAGGCGCTTCATAAGGGCTGTGTTGTGAGCTCCACCGCCACATACCAGCAGTTCACGGGTATCCGCCTGGGCATTTTGCAGTGACTCGACGATAGTCAGGGCTGTCAGTTCAAGCAGGGTGGCCTGCACATTCTCGGCGGCGAGAGTGGGTAGTTGCGACAGGTGTCGAGTCAGCCAGGGCAGGTTGAATACCTCCCGGCCGGTACTTTTCGGTCCCTTGGTGACAAAGAAAGGATCGCTGAGCATTGCCTTGAGTAGGGCGGGCTCCACTGTCCCGCTGGCGGCCCATTGTCCATCACGGTCGAATTGCTCATTGCGTTGTTGATGAATCCAGGCATCAAGCAACACGTTGCCAGGCCCGCAATCGAAGCCTGCGACCGGTTTTCCTGGTTCTATCAAGCTGAGGTTGCTGAAGCCACCGACATTCAGTACGGCACGGTTGCCGTCACGTTTCTCGAATAGAGCCTCGTGGAAAGCCGGGACCAGCGGCGCGCCTTGGCCTCCCGCGGCTACATCGCGACTGCGGAAGTCGCTGACGATGGTAATTCCGGTCAGCTCGCTCAGCAGAGCGGGATTGCCGATCTGTACGGTAAAGCCGCGGGCCGGTTCATGACGAATGGTCTGGCCATGGCTGCCGATTGCTCTTACATCTTCCGGCTTGAGGTTTTGGCTTTCGAGCAGGGCATGGATGCCATGGGCGGCGAGCTGTACCCAGTTCTGCTGAGCGATGGCCGAGCGGGCTATCTCATCGGGGCCGCTGGTGCACAGGCCCAACAACTCGCTGCGCAGGGAGTCGGGCATGGGAATGTAGTGCGTGGCGATCAATCTGATCGCCGGAGTCAATTCAACCAATGCGATATCCAGGCCATCCAGGCTCGTCCCGGACATCACACCGATATAAAGCACCATGGCTTAACGCTTGCTCGAAGCCAGCATCGTGGCCTTTTCCTGGTCCATGCGAGCCATCAAGGGCTGGCTTTGCGCCAGGAAGCGTGCGCGTTCGGATTTTGCGATTGGATCAGCCATCGGCAGCTTCTGGCCAAGCGGATCGACGTGAACGCCGTTGACCTGGAACTCATAGTGCAGGTGTGGTCCGGTCGACAACCCCGTGGTGCCGATATAGCCGATGACCTGGCCCTGCTTGACACTGCCGCCGGTCTTCACGCCTTTGGCAAAACCTTGCATGTGACCATACAGCGTACGGTAGGTATTGCCGTGCTGGATGATGACTGTGTTGCCGTAACCGCCGCGGCGGCCGGCCAGCAAGACCTTGCCATCGCCGGCAGCCTTGATTGGGGTGCCTCGGGGGGCGGCGTAGTCGACACCTTTATGGGCGCGAATCTTGTTCAGGATAGGGTGTTTGCGGCCTGCGGAAAATTTCGAGCTGATGCGGGCGAAGTCAACCGGCGTGCGGATGAACGCCTTGCGCATGCTGTTGCCGTCGGCAGTGTAGTAACTGCTGTTGCCTTGTTTGTTGGTGTAGCGCACCGCAGTGTAAGTCTTGCCGCGATTGGTGAAGCGCGCGGAGAGAATCGGGCCGTTGCCGACGGCCTTCCCGTTGACCACTTTCTGCTCGTAGATCACGTCGAATTCGTCGCCCTGGCGAATATCCTGGGCGAAATCGATGTCGTAGCCGAATACGTTGGCCATGTCCATCGTCAGGCTATGTGAAAGGCCTGCACGTGCGGCCGATTGTGATAGAGAGCTATTGATCACACCGTGGACGTAGGCCGAGCGTACGGTAGGCTTGGCAGTAATGCGATTGAAGGCATAACCCTTGTCACTCTTTGTCAGGGTAATGCTTTCCAGGTCGCTCAGCTTGGTGTGCAAGCTGGTCAGCTCTCCAGTCGGATTGAGTTCGAACTCGAGTTTCTGGCCCCGTTGCAATTGAGTGAACTGCTTGGCTTGCTTGTCGCTGGCCAGAATCTCGTGGACCGAGGTAGCGGGCAGGCCGACCTTCTCAAAAAGTGTGGAAAGGGTATCGCCTTTGGCCACGATCACCTCACGATGGCCAGGCTCCTTCTTTTCTTCCACGACCGGGGGCTCGACCTGAGCGGTCTCGGCGGTGTCTTCAGGACTGTCTTCAATCTGTGCGAAAGGGGAAGCGCTCTGTTCGTTTGTGGCCTGGACGGCTTCGGCAGCGTCTTGATCTTGTGTCAGTTGTTCGGCAGGGCTTTCCAGTTCGAGACTCAGAGTCGTCTTTTTGGCTTCAACGTCGCTGGAAGGAAATACCAGGAGCGCCAGGCTAAGGAGGGCGGCGATTCCACTTGCGGCCAGCAAGTGGGTCTTTGGGTAAAGCGGTGGCGCTTTAGACGGTTCTGTGGTCATGAGTAATTTGACTTTTGAAAAGATGAATTGGAAAAGATGAATGACATGATGAAGATGAAATAACTGTATAAAATATAACCAAATCCCCTTCGAAGCAAGTCCGCAGGCGTCCTGCTCGTGGATTCGTTGTCGTGCGCCGGTCAAACTTTGTATTTGGTGTGCGATCTTGTATGGTTGGGGCCCTTTGAATCTGAGCCTTGCGGGTCTGTTATGAAGTCGGTTGAAGAGCAGCTAGCGCTGATCAAACGTGGTGCGGAAGAACTGTTGGTCGAGTCCGAGCTGATCGAAAAGCTCAAGCGTGGGCAACCGTTGCGCATCAAGGCTGGTTTCGACCCGACAGCCCCTGACCTGCATCTAGGGCACACTGTACTGATCAACAAGCTGCGTCAGTTTCAGGAACTGGGGCATCAGGTTATCTTCCTTATAGGTGATTTCACCGGGATGATTGGCGACCCGAGTGGGAAGAGTGCCACGCGTCCACCGCTGACTCGCGAGCAGGTGCTCGAGAATGCCGAGACCTATAAGGCTCAGGTTTTCAAGATTCTGGATCCGGCCAGGACCGAGGTCGCATTCAACTCTACCTGGATGGACCAGATGGGGCCTGCGGACTTCATTCGCCTGACCTCTCAGTACACGGTTGCGCGCATGCTCGAGCGCGACGATTTTGACAAGCGCTACACAACCAACCAGCCGATTGCTATCCATGAGTTTCTCTACCCGCTTGTGCAGGGCTATGACTCGGTTGCGTTGCGTGCTGATGTCGAGCTTGGCGGTACGGACCAGAAGTTCAACCTGCTGATGGGGCGAGAGCTGCAGCGTAGTTATGGCCAAGAGGCTCAGTGCGTCCTAACTATGCCTTTGCTGGAAGGTTTGGATGGCGTGAAGAAGATGTCCAAGTCGCTGGGTAACTACGTCGGTATTCAGGAGGCGCCGGGCGTTATGTACGGCAAGCTGGTTTCCATTCCTGATGCATTAATGTGGCGTTACTTTGAATTGCTGAGCTTCCGCTCTATGGGCGAGATCGATGCATTCCGTTCTGATGTCGAGGCTGGGGCCAATCCGCGGGATATCAAGATCAAGTTGGCTGAGGAGATCGTTGCCCGTTTCCATGGTGAGGAGGCGGCTGCCAATGCTCATCGTGCGGCAGGCAATCGCATGAAGGATGGTGAGTTACCCGATGATTTGCCGGAAATCGAGCTGGCTGCCGGTGAGGATATGCCGATTGCTGCTGTCCTTAACAAAGCGGGGCTGGTCAAGAACGCGGCGGTGGCGCGAGATCTTCTGGGGTCGGGTGGGGTGCGCGTTGATGGGGAGGTCGTGGATCGCACCTTTATATATAAGCTGGGCGCCACGCATGTCTGTCAGGCCGGAAAGAAGGCTTTTGCACGCATTACGCTTAAATCCGAGTAAATCTGGAAATAGGTGTTGACGGCAGATTCTGAGTCTCTATAATTCGCCCCACTTCCGGCGCAGTCGAAACGGAAAACTTCTTGAGATTCAATAAGTTATGAAGTTTTCGGGTGTGCAGGACTTCAAATCATCGAAGTCCGGAAGGGGTCGACAGGGTTGCAGTCAAGTCCCGTCGGCACTTCGATCTTCGCGATCGAAGACGCTGGAAAAGAGGTGTTGACAGCAGCGGCTAACGCTGTAGAATTCGCCTCCCGCTGACGAGAGATCGAAAGCGCAAGTGGTTGAAGTTGCAAAGGAAACTTTGAAAACTTCTGAAAATAACCACTTGACAGATGTACGGGGCGCTGTAGAATGCGCGCCTCGGTTGAGACGAAAGGCTCAACCCATCGCTCTTTAACAACTGAATCAAGCAATTCGTGTGGGTGCTTGTGGAGTCAGACTGCTAGTCAACAGATTATCAGCATCACAAGTTACTCCGCGAGAAATCAAAGATGTAACCAACGATTGCTGAGCCAAGTTTAGGGTTTTCTCAAAACCCAAAGATGTTTGAACTGAAGAGTTTGATCATGGCTCAGATTGAACGCTGGCGGCAGGCCTAACACATGCAAGTCGAGCGGTAGAGAGGTGCTTGCACTTCTTGAGAGCGGCGGACGGGTGAGTAATGCCTAGGAATCTGCCTGGTAGTGGGGGATAACGCTCGGAAACGGACGCTAATACCGCATACGTCCTACGGGAGAAAGCAGGGGACCTTCGGGCCTTGCGCTATCAGATGAGCCTAGGTCGGATTAGCTAGTTGGTGAGGTAATGGCTCACCAAGGCGACGATCCGTAACTGGTCTGAGAGGATGATCAGTCACACTGGAACTGAGACACGGTCCAGACTCCTACGGGAGGCAGCAGTGGGGAATATTGGACAATGGGCGAAAGCCTGATCCAGCCATGCCGCGTGTGTGAAGAAGGTCTTCGGATTGTAAAGCACTTTAAGTTGGGAGGAAGGGCAGTTACCTAATACGTAATTGTTTTGACGTTACCGACAGAATAAGCACCGGCTAACTCTGTGCCAGCAGCCGCGGTAATACAGAGGGTGCAAGCGTTAATCGGAATTACTGGGCGTAAAGCGCGCGTAGGTGGTTCGTTAAGTTGGATGTGAAAGCCCCGGGCTCAACCTGGGAACTGCATTCAAAACTGTCGAGCTAGAGTATGGTAGAGGGTGGTGGAATTTCCTGTGTAGCGGTGAAATGCGTAGATATAGGAAGGAACACCAGTGGCGAAGGCGACCACCTGGACTGATACTGACACTGAGGTGCGAAAGCGTGGGGAGCAAACAGGATTAGATACCCTGGTAGTCCACG
This genomic interval carries:
- a CDS encoding anhydro-N-acetylmuramic acid kinase; this translates as MVLYIGVMSGTSLDGLDIALVELTPAIRLIATHYIPMPDSLRSELLGLCTSGPDEIARSAIAQQNWVQLAAHGIHALLESQNLKPEDVRAIGSHGQTIRHEPARGFTVQIGNPALLSELTGITIVSDFRSRDVAAGGQGAPLVPAFHEALFEKRDGNRAVLNVGGFSNLSLIEPGKPVAGFDCGPGNVLLDAWIHQQRNEQFDRDGQWAASGTVEPALLKAMLSDPFFVTKGPKSTGREVFNLPWLTRHLSQLPTLAAENVQATLLELTALTIVESLQNAQADTRELLVCGGGAHNTALMKRLADLMPSTEVSSTAVYGVDPDWVEAMAFAWLAHCCLEYIPANRPSVTGARGLRVLGAIYPA
- a CDS encoding peptidoglycan DD-metalloendopeptidase family protein, whose translation is MTTEPSKAPPLYPKTHLLAASGIAALLSLALLVFPSSDVEAKKTTLSLELESPAEQLTQDQDAAEAVQATNEQSASPFAQIEDSPEDTAETAQVEPPVVEEKKEPGHREVIVAKGDTLSTLFEKVGLPATSVHEILASDKQAKQFTQLQRGQKLEFELNPTGELTSLHTKLSDLESITLTKSDKGYAFNRITAKPTVRSAYVHGVINSSLSQSAARAGLSHSLTMDMANVFGYDIDFAQDIRQGDEFDVIYEQKVVNGKAVGNGPILSARFTNRGKTYTAVRYTNKQGNSSYYTADGNSMRKAFIRTPVDFARISSKFSAGRKHPILNKIRAHKGVDYAAPRGTPIKAAGDGKVLLAGRRGGYGNTVIIQHGNTYRTLYGHMQGFAKGVKTGGSVKQGQVIGYIGTTGLSTGPHLHYEFQVNGVHVDPLGQKLPMADPIAKSERARFLAQSQPLMARMDQEKATMLASSKR
- the argC gene encoding N-acetyl-gamma-glutamyl-phosphate reductase codes for the protein MVKVGIVGGTGYTGVELLRLLAQHPQAEVVVITSRSEAGLAVADMYPNLRGHYDGLAFSVPDIKTLGACDVVFFATPHGVAHALAGELLAAGTKVIDLSADFRLQNADEWAKWYGQPHGAPELLDEAVYGLPEVNREKIRQARLIAVPGCYPTATQLGFLPLLEAGLADASRLIADCKSGISGAGRGASVGSLYSETSESFKAYAVKGHRHLPEIRQGLRRAAGKEVGLTFVPHLTPMIRGIHSTLYATVTDRSVDLQALFEKRYADEPFVDVMPAGSHPETRSVRGANVCRIAVHRPQDGDLVVVLSVIDNLVKGASGQAVQNMNILFGLDERLGLSHAGMLP
- the tyrS gene encoding tyrosine--tRNA ligase, whose product is MKSVEEQLALIKRGAEELLVESELIEKLKRGQPLRIKAGFDPTAPDLHLGHTVLINKLRQFQELGHQVIFLIGDFTGMIGDPSGKSATRPPLTREQVLENAETYKAQVFKILDPARTEVAFNSTWMDQMGPADFIRLTSQYTVARMLERDDFDKRYTTNQPIAIHEFLYPLVQGYDSVALRADVELGGTDQKFNLLMGRELQRSYGQEAQCVLTMPLLEGLDGVKKMSKSLGNYVGIQEAPGVMYGKLVSIPDALMWRYFELLSFRSMGEIDAFRSDVEAGANPRDIKIKLAEEIVARFHGEEAAANAHRAAGNRMKDGELPDDLPEIELAAGEDMPIAAVLNKAGLVKNAAVARDLLGSGGVRVDGEVVDRTFIYKLGATHVCQAGKKAFARITLKSE
- the erpA gene encoding iron-sulfur cluster insertion protein ErpA, with the protein product MSVETFTPTALQFTHGAAHKVKSLVDEEGNDRLKLRVFVTGGGCSGFQYGFTFDEEVAEDDTVVEREGVSLVVDPMSFQYLAGAEVDYQEGLEGSRFVIKNPNATTTCGCGSSFSI